The Abditibacteriota bacterium DNA window GCAGGCGGCAGGGGAGCTGCTGGCCCGGAAGTCCCTGCCCGTCACCCGGGTCAAGGAGGGCAGGCAAAAGACCGTGGACCTGAGGCCCCTTATCGGGAGCCTGACCTGCGGGGAGGGCACTGTGACGGCCCTGCTGCCCCACAGGGAAAACACGGCCAAGCCCTCGGAGATATTTGCCCTTTTCCGGGAGCTGCTGCCCGGGGCGGAGCTGACGGAGGTATGCCGCACCGACGTGATCATGCCGGAGCCCTTCCGATGAAGACCCGGGAGGAGGTGCTCGGCTTTGCCCTGAGCCTGGGAGACGTGTATCAGGACGCCCCCTTTGACGCCAATTGGCAGCTGGTGCGCCTGAAGAAGAACCGCAAGGCCTTTGTGTTCGTGTATGACCGGGAAGGGGTCACTTGGATCAACGTGAAGTGCCGGCCGGAGATGACCGGCTTTTGGCGGGAGGGCTTTGAGGGAGTGACGCCCGCCTACCACATGAACAAGACCCACTGGAACACGGTGATACTGGACGGCTCCGTGCCCGAGGACGCGGTGAAGCAGATGATCGAAGACAGCTTTGAGCTGGTGGACCGATGAAGGCAGATTCCCGCCATTTGGAGCAGGCCCCCCTGAAGGGCCTCATCATACGGCTGGCCATACCCGCCGCCGTCAGCATGCTGGTCACCACAGTGTACAATATGGCGGACACCTATTTCGTCAGCCGCCTGGGCACCTCCGCCTCGGGAGCCGTGGGAGTGGTGTTTGGCCTCATGGCCGTGCTGCA harbors:
- a CDS encoding MmcQ/YjbR family DNA-binding protein → MKTREEVLGFALSLGDVYQDAPFDANWQLVRLKKNRKAFVFVYDREGVTWINVKCRPEMTGFWREGFEGVTPAYHMNKTHWNTVILDGSVPEDAVKQMIEDSFELVDR